Below is a genomic region from Zeugodacus cucurbitae isolate PBARC_wt_2022May chromosome X, idZeuCucr1.2, whole genome shotgun sequence.
ATGTTCACATATCGTAGCAAATTTCCTTTTTGTCCAAAGTTTATatagtaaagaaaaaatatatgcagatttttttcggtatttatatatttcttacacatttttgctttaaaaaaaattacggttgaatacactttacaacaaaaaatcatcattaattttaaaactagcagttcttgttgttgtactggCTCCGCTAAGCTAATACCATAGCTATCCCAGCCATCACGTCAATATATACCAAACATTGATTCATTAGTGAATGAAGATTTCAGTAATTAGTTTGGTGGTTAATGCGTATGTTTAAGTCcatgttttcttttatatttctatgTTTAACCACCACACCACtcttcttaaataaaaatatatttatttgtacttgCTCATTACTTCACCACTTGATAAGAACGAAAACCACAAACTAAACTATCTCATGTAATAGTAACACATAAAATACGCATACTTTGGAATAACGGTACAGCAAAGCAATTTTTCAATACTTACTCAAATCAGTATGTGTATGGGGAAATTTTTGTTCTCATATCacctttttttatcaaatcatgaaattgtgcaaaattaaatataaatattaatcatCAAACAATATTCACCAATAATTGtgcattaattattataaatcttTAAACAGTTTAGAGTTAAATTCTTCACTGTACGCAGAGCAGGATTTCAACAATTATTGCTGAGCGAACATTTCAAATAGCGATGATGTgcgttaaaaatattgtatttcaaaAACAATCTAAGTAAAAAAacgattataaatttttaatatataagcacataattttaaataaacataaaaaaatgttcttgAATTATttcatagtatatatatatatttaccaatTTCACGAAtactttatattaattaaaaaaaaaagttacttTAAAATAGTGTAAGAAAGCCCTTGCTACTTTTTGAAGTTGGTTAAagtctaaatattaaaatttgcaatcgtttattttttattttaacttagaAATGtagttcaaaatttatatacttTCACAAAAGGCGTTCGCAACAAATAACTTACTTAATGCTTCTAACCAATTACAGTACGGTGCTGGTTTGTAAGTGagctaaaaaattacaaacttttatttatatacagctGTGCCCGTAAAGATACGTAAACATTTCATATACTATGAATTTGTTTATGTGCTACAATTATACGTTAATTTGATGCCAAGTATACAAGTATGTGCTTATACCGTAATTTAAATACTTACAACAATAACTATGCTTATGAAATAgtactaaaattttaacataactataatacacaaattattgAATACTCATCTAATTGACTATTAGGCGAAccctttcaattttaaatttctttgagAGTTAAGAGTTAATTGAACGGTTTAATAGTCAAAAAATCTAATCTAACCACATTTGTCCCACTTTAattcatagaaaaataaaaaagtatacattTTATAAGTGTAATTAGAAAATGTACGTGTATTGTCTAGTACAAATTTTGTAACCATacttttccaatttcaattGTGCCGTTATTCTTTTCTAATTAcactattttctttatataaacgCTATAAAACTAGAACACTTACTGATCTATGCCTCTGATGAGTTCTGAATGCTGAGCGCTGACGAGTTAAAGACGCATGACGGACCTATTTAAGTAGTAGCGTTTGCAAAAAGAGAATATGTATTGACATTATACTAGAATCTTACAtgtacaaaaacatataaagccattataaaggaaaaaaattgttaataatagTGGCTGAGAGTATACAGCTAAAgcgtaattttaaaatttcatagtaATGACAAATTGCTTAGGACTAGGAAAAACCAATAATATTGgtataataatattcaatattgcAAATTGgccatatttttaagaaaatttaagcaGAAAAGCTTTTTTGTTTCTACAAGACGATAATTAGAAAAGAGTttatagataaaaatattttgagtctTATTAGATAGTATGAGTTACAAAAATTtagataagtacaaaaaatactatttatatgAGAAGATCGAAGCAAAGGGGtattaaaactgaaaaattaaacaataccACGACTCTGTGCTTATCATTATTCACATAAGCTTCATACTATAACCACATTATgtcttaaacaacaacaaacaacgctggcttaaatcacaaaatcactgattacagttattttcatgtttataatgtaaaaataatggccctcaaatttgaaatgtgaacaaaaaacttagaaaaTGTGGTCAGATTCGATCAAATGCTAGCTGTCTCCGTTTCGCAAATCATACAGCGCAGCGACTTGTCCACGTCCTCTGACGCATGCGCAATTGTGATGCGCTTTTCTTTGGCGGCTTCTAAATGACATTAAACGTTTTTAGTGAAtaaaaaacaactttattttcatttgtcagatatatatttgtataaattctcgtattttcgaatatatgtcttacccgcttgaagaacaacaaagcagcgggggccgatagattaccggcagaactattcaaatacggcggcgaagaactgataaggtgcatgcatcagcttctttgcagaatatggtcggaagaaagcatgcctgacgattggaatctcagtgtgctctgcccaatccataaaaagggagatcccacaatctgcgccaattaccgtgggatcagcctcctaaatatcgcatacaaggttctatcgagcgtactgtgtgaaagactaaagcctaccgtcaacaaactggttggaccttatcagtgtggctttagacctggaaaatcgacaactgaccagatattcaccatgcgccaaatcttggagaagacccgtgaaaagaggatcgacacacaccacctttttgtcgattttaaagctgctttcgacagcacgaaaaggagctgccttgaCGCCGCGATgtgtgaatttggtatccccgcaaaactaatacggctgtgtcaattgacgttgagcaacaccaaaagctccgtcatgattgggaaggacctctccgagccgttcgataccaaacgaggtttcagacaaggtgactcactatcgtgcgacttctttaacctgatgctggaaaaaattataagagctgctgagctaaaccgagaaggtacaatcttctacaagagtgtacagctcctggcgtacgccgatgatattgtatcatcggaagcaacaaccgcgccgttagttctgctttttcccgcatggataaggaggcgaagcgaatgggtctgcaggtgaatgaggacaagacgaaatatctcctgtcatcaagcaaacagtcggcgcattcgcgtcttggctcccacgtcactgttgacagtcataacttcgaggtcgtagataatttcgtatacctgggaaccagcatcaacaacacgaacaatgtcagcctcgaaatccagcgcagaataactcttgccaacaggtgctactttggactgagtaggcaattgaacagtaaagtcctctctcgacgaaccaaaatcaagctctacaagtcgcttatcattcccgtcctgctttacggtgcagaagcttggacgatgtcaacatcagatgagacgacactaggagttttcgagaggaaaattttgcgcaagatttatggtcctcagaacattggcaacggcgaataccgcagacgatggaacgatgagctgtacgagttataccacgacattgacatagttcagcgaataaaaagacagcggctacgctggctaggtcatgttgtccgaatggacgaaaacactccagccctgaaagtgttcgatgcagtacccgccggaggaagccgaggaaggggaaggcctccactccgttggagggaccaggtggagagcgacctggttacacttgggatctccaactggcgccgaactgcgaaggagagagacaggtggcgcactatcgtcgattcggctataaccggctaaacggttgcaacgccaatcacatacatacatgtcagAATCAGGCAAAActgacaaattaaaaattatatttcttaaaaattttagacataaaattacttccaaatattCACTAAgaagagaaaatataattaaattgagcATTTACCGAATCTATTTTATTAGAGGAAAAACTAGCGAAATgggcaaaaataatattttatgaatcatatttacagaggtagtcaaaattatttacacatcggacgtttttttacaagtttcacacaagaagctttcgcttgttgttgttgttgtcgaagggtaacaaaatgccatgttgttgtaaaccctGTTCTATTCCTGAgggaatgaagtcagtttggcaagaatagctagaaatatggcggaggtataagcaaatgaactgaagactcgctgtagtcaaaagtatttacacacattttttttgcgtcaaaagtatttacacacaacatgaactgtattatcctgttcttgtttaatgataactttaaaattttaatgttcaggataagttcctattctaaggcgataaattcataattggttacattaccattcgcattaataacagcctgctttatggtccgaattgattcaacccaaTTATGCGCTAAGTTAAGAgtaaatttagaccaaatgtcggtaatttccgcgttttcggttattatatcaattgtcctctgctATTTAACGAAtgtccaaatattttcaataaagtttaggtcggggatctgcggaggtcaacttgatttgtttcACTTAACAGTTTTGTTGGTAACGATCTTTTATggaatggagcattgtcctgttgtaaattgttgtcaatagttggaaaaggcagactaaccactacaatggcatgttcatgtaaattcagatatatccggatgatttagggtccctaaattagtaacaaatctccaaaacagaagtaaggaaaatttccccaaaaaatcataatgtcactcccgactctatttagcgtctaaactgcattattcttcttctcacgtggtaaattcataaagcgtttactaaagaagccctggaactaaaattcagccttatctgtccacgacaggctttaggatgcattttaaagcaaatgagaggcatatcagttttttggtttcggaagtggtttactttatgcacaacgtagatatttatgttactatttttaaatgtccttaacagtgtagcatcattaactgttcatgcaatatgctcattcgatgctgctgcaatattaacaggactaattgtgggattttgtatgacagttcctactaatcttctacatTATCTTGGAGTTATCTCAGGCTTCTGCCCAGTACTCTTTAAAGTatccttgcaattgttcgtctctttctttttaataacattataaacagtatttcatcaaattctataaattttaactaactcctaaaccgaaacccgagtcttaaacatagtaacagtctccaatctagttataatccttaattcctttggtttcggcattttatttaccaaattttatattttaaggctaaattatgttgttatgaatgcaatagaagccaatcactactcttgcttaaaccaaattcaaggataaaggctaaatcaccgtgtgtaaatacttttgactactgcgagtcttcagttcatttgcttatatctccgccatatttctagctattcttgccaaaccgacttcattcgctcgggaatagatcaaggtttacaacaacatatcatttaGTTACCCtgcgacgacaacaacaacaagcgaaagctttttgtgtgaaacttgtaaaaaaacgtccaatgtgtaaataattttgaatacctCTGTATTATTAGTCATTTAGCTTTATGTAAAAATCTACATATTTAAGAgtacataattaatattaagattttagttaaaaatttaaatatttacaataataacaattgttTCCATGACACCGTAAACcaagaaaaatttcaattaaaacatCAAATCTTTAATATCAGAATTCCTAACAACTACTAAACAATTTTATGGGTTGAAATTCTGACTAAGCTGAGTAAATAATCACAATATTTAAACTGGTCTACATTCCGCAAAAACAATTTGTATAGTTGAAGACAACTATTTTAAGGAGGTAGCCGCATACTTATATTCGCTTCAACTTGTGTTCAcatgtaatatttataaaaaaaggtaGCGCACAAAGATAGCGAGCAAACAAAATTCGAATCCAAGTCggcttttaatatatgtataccagtAATTTATTAGGTTGAAAcccgtttataaatatttgcaaattttaattccaaCGCCATATTGGATGGaatgttatatttttgatatatagttttttttttttattttaaataacttttatgaCTAAAACATTATATTTCAGTAGCTTTTTCATTTGAGCCTAAGTTTGCTCTGCTCAATCCTCGAAAAGGGAGAACCCATAATTTACCGTGAGATAAACCTTCTCAATACCGCATATTaggtgtgaaagactaaagctaaAACTGATTGGTTTTTATAAGTGTGGCTTTGGATCTATCAATTTCACCATGGACCAGTCATTCACAAtgcaccaaatcttggaaaagactcgAAAGAAAATAATcgatacacacacatttttaaCGATTTTAAAGCTACGAAAAAGAGCTTTACTATTTCACTGGCCATCAGTTctgctttttcatattttccataccccacctaaaaatattttcccaaCCAACTTAAAATAAAAGCGTGGAAATATGCAACAGACAGAATAAGATCGTATATAAATTTGGGGATGCGCACGAAATAATTGTTagttaatatgaaaaaattgtttcttttcCGACCGACCTCAAAAAATTGCGAGATAATAACCGAAATAGGCacatattaaaaaagaattttatcaaaacacaagacatacacatataatttcgAGAGTTCGATGACACTATTGCATAGTCATCAGAACATGGAATTAGTGAAATTTCCTCTGGTGGTAGAGGTTTTCGGTACACCACACCGTTCCCAGAACAGCCGAGCCTACTGAACCCTTTTATATTTAGCTAACAAttaccaaataattttgaagaatactTAACGAGTTACACTGTCATGAGTATTTCTTTCCTActggaattttattattaagcaatctttagttataatttttgtaaacttttgTAATAGGAGTAGCAAACTAATTAATTTGCAAAACGTATTTCCTGTATCATTTATCGctaacttataaatatataattttatagagGATTTGATATGATATACGAATAGCACAATGCCGATATTAACGAACGACTTAAATATGGAGATTGAAGAATTCTGTTATCTCGAATGCATCAAATTGAATGCTATCTTCAATGGTATCTAAGACTAATAAGTAACATGTACCCCTTAACTTTCGCAAACTCATAtagtattttggaaaaaaattacatctataGATTCTTagcttttatttaataattaagaaaagtTCACATACCTTATCCATGTTACGACAATATGTTGGCACAGGTATCTGATTGGGGTTTAGTTCAACTTGTTGTATTATGTCATTAATCATTTCCGCGAATACTACTGATTGATATTTTGACAATAGATCTTGAGCAATCTGTGgaacatataaatttaataattatcattgttgttataaaaatatgcttACCAATTTGTTAGCAATTTCAGTTGGATTCACATCGCGTATATCGAATTTGAaagttattgtttttggtttattttccaTATGGCAGTTTATGAGAGTACCGTGTTCTATATCAGTGACACTTAGCTTTGGCACACGCTCGTTGCCGCTTCGATTAGAACGGCGCGACTTTTGGCCGCGAGCTCCTTGTTTCTCTTCGTTAGACAACTGAGTATTATTATTCGGTTTTACTGTACTTGAACTAGTATTTTTCGTCGTTGGTGGTACACTTTTATTTGCAGTAGAGTCTGGTAACAGGTTCGTAGTGTTGGTACCGACAGTATCGTCAACAATTTGTGATGGTGTAAATGTAGGAGATGGTTGAGTAACTGATGGCGTTGCTGTAGTAGTTTGTGGCATTTCCGGTTTTGATTGCGCATTTGGAGATTGCGTATTTTGAATTATTGGTGGTTGCTGCACATGCATTTGCTTTTGATAAATTGTGGCCTGTACAGAATTTGGTTGCTGAGATTGCTGCACAAATTTGGTAGTAGGTTGCTGTTGAACAGGCATTTGCGATTGTATGTTCTGTTGATTATTTATCTGGCTTAAATTACCATCTTTATGTTGAGAAAATTGCTGTTGATGCGTAGAAATTTGATGCTGCTGAGAGTCTTCGTGCTGAAGTGTAGCCTGCTGCTGACTTAATTGATGAGTATTATTAACTTGCTGCGTATTCGGCATCTGTTGGTTTAGCTGTTGCATAGGTTGCTGATTTTGCTGGGCTAGTTGTTGCGAAGGTACCTTCTGTTGCATAGGTTGTTGATTTTGCTGAGCTAGTTGTTGTGAAGGTACCTGCTGCGGTATTAACTGATTTGTTTGTGTAAACTGTTGATTCACAACCTGTTGGGTTTGCTGATTTATCTGTTGTTGTGTATGCACGTTCGCAATCTGTTGGGTTTGCTGAtttagctgctgctgttgttgttgttgtgtatgcaCGTTCAGTTGATGTTGAGAGGTATTCGTTTGGTTTAGTTGTTGCGATATTATCGGTTGTTGGTTACTGGGTTGCTGCTGTTGTACtctctgctgttgctgctgttgtagcaATTGATGCGGCATCTGTTGTACCATCTGTTGTATAGATTGTGATGTCACAACAGGGATTGAAACTGAATTGGAAACTGGCACTGAAATAACAACTGGTTTTGACATAGGTACTGTTACTTGCTGGTTAATAAAACTTTGCGGTCCGTTATTAAATGGTAAATTTCCTTTTGTAGGAGAAATTATTTGCATCGCTGAAATATCTTGTATAGGTGTGGTGGAATTCTGGAAAGATGCCATTTGAGGTTGTGGCACGAAATGAACTGCAGTTTGCATTGCTCCTGATGTTATTATTGACTGTGTTGGCATCATTTGTGTATTATTAGAGTAAAAATTTTGGTGTAAAATAGGCCGCTGGTCCACTGGCTGTCCTGACGAAGTCTGTTGTTGGAATGGAACACCCACAGAAGTGTCGGTTAAATGTTCTTTATCAGTCTTTCTAGCAGCGTCTGTAGTTACATTTGGAACAATGTCGCCAACATTTTCAGTTTTAGTTTTCGATTGTTTTTGATTGTTTTCATCATCTTCTTCTGATTCGGGctcttcatcttcttcttcctccTCTTCAACATTTGGAGCCAACATCGCTCGTTGCTTTTGCAATGCTAACTTTTCCAACCGTGATTTCTCATTTTGCAACTGCAACTGAGTTTGCCTTTGCATCCGTTCTTTCAGTAGAGAAAACACCTGAACTTTTAACATTCTAACAACGGCACGCGAGTCTTCTTCTGTGATTATATTTTCTTTGGTCATATCTTGACAAATTTGTTCACAATCATCAATTTTTATATCATACTCAAACTGAATAGCCTCGTTTTCTTTGTGCTTAGACGATCGTTTTTTAGGATCAAGAAACCGAAGCCGAAACTCGATAACGTTATTTTCAGGATTACTTAAAAATGCTTCTGTAGCTGTTGGCTCCACACGTATACCAATGTCTTCCTCAAAAAACTCTGAGTTCAAAAGATCCTTACAACTGGgtctgttttcttttttcagttCAATGCATTTCTCAATTATTTCACGCACCTTAGGGTCTTCTACTTTGGCTAATGCTGCAGGTTTAATTCCTGAAATAACTTTCTTGTATATCTGCGCAGGTCCTTTGCACTCGCTGTATGGATATTCAGACACAGCCATTTCTAACATGCACATGCCGAAAGCATAAACATCCACGGACTCGTCATAATGTTCTTCGTACATTTCTGGTGCCATGAACTCAGGAGTTCCAATCACAGACTTGGCATGTGATCGATTTTTCAATGTTGCTAATCCCAAATCGCCTATTTTTACGCTACCAGTCGTAccagttataaatatattatcacATTTCAAATCACGATGAATTATAGGCAAAGGACGAGTATGTAGGAAATGCAATCCCTTCAAAATTTGTCTACACCAAGACTTCAAAACTTTTGGATTGATCTTCTTAAACCGTTTTAGATATCTATAACagagaattcaaaattaaaaggcaATATTGCATTTTTGATTCCTGCTTACGATTTCAAAGTTCCAGAAAGCATTAACTCTGTGACTAGAACAATGTTCTTTTTTCGAGATACTGAGTTTTCCCAGTATGTGTAGAAGCGTACAATATTGGGATGTTGCAATTTCTTCAGCATGTCTGCCTCTTCACGAAACCTCATACGTTCACTCTTTTTAACTTGTTTGTCCTAATAAGTTACAAATATTATAACCGACAAAAACACTTAAAAGTGAGTACAAACTACTACGCAGCAGATTTTTCAACAATTCCATATTTAAAGACTTTACAATTTCTGTTCCTTTAATATAAAGTTACGACAAGTGAGCTACTTATACAGCTtgggatattattattatttacatcccattttatttattttttagatataATTCAATAGCTTTTGAATATAGAAtgtattaaatgaaaacaaaaatcaaataatgtGAACTATATAATGCAAATAGTTATGTGCGAGGTTGAAATTTTCacataattaaatacatacaaaatataactAGCATAAGTAATTGTAGCCAACACTATTGCGTCCCATATTGACttcaagaattaaaaaattgctgTATAGTAGTTTTATCACAATTTAATCATTTGTTATACCAATAATTCACACCAAGCAACCGCTACTCCAGTTTCTGTATCCAATCCTCGGTACACAGTTTTAAAAGAACCACGACCAACTTCCTTATCGTACTTGAAAAAACGTCCACACGGTGACATAGCAACTGGTTCATCGTCATCATCTTTATAAGAGCTTTTCGTAGAAGATATTGTTGATTGTGTAGAAGTTGTAGTTCTGGAAGTGCTCGAAGAGACAACTTCAGTTGTGATTGGTATGGTGACTGCAATAGGAACTATATCCTCGAAACTGGCACGTCCCGCGCTTTTCAGTGTAGCCTTTTGAAGAATACTACTTTCGGCAATGTGTTCCTCAATTTTTTCTTCTACTTTAAATCCTACACGTTTTCCGGTTGAAGTTGTTACAATTGTATTCACTGCAAGTGCTTGTGGTTCAGGATCTATTATTTCATCCTTCTTTAAACTATGTGGAGTGGTTATTTTAACTTCTGAGTTACTAGTACGACTAGGAGTGCGAAACTGATTTTCCAGATGTTCGGCTTCCCTTGATAGCATCTCGATATTATCATCGTAATCACGAGGAAACTCCGTCTCAAACTCAAGGTAATTGGTGTTAGTATTTCTCGCAGATTGTTCGacattttttcgaataaaacgcATCGGATTGTTAAACTTTTGACAAATTGGTGGTGTTATGAGCGCTGTGTCCGAGCATGATGACATAAGTAGCCCAGAGGAAGCTGCTTCTCTTCCTGAATTTCTCTGCGGTCTGTCCAAGTTCAAGTCCGATTTTTGAGTCATCTTGGTGGATTTCTCTTTGCTGTCTTCAAATGAAATAGTACCTACACGACGTGTCGCGGAAACTGAtgaagtctcatttttttttgtatcatcCATACCGTTGTTTGATTCTCTTTTAATCACAGTAACACAATTCTTCCCATTGTTATTTATGGTAATAAAATCCTTATCTCTTTGGTGGAAATTATATTGAGTAAGATTAGTGCATGCTGGTTTGGATCTTATAAGACCCTTTGACGATGTATTTGGTTGATCACTAAATAGCTCAATCTTACTACAAGACGTATCACGTGTAAAATCCTCTATAGATGAAAGTGATGTTCTTGATGACAGTGATGACTTACTCTTATTAGATAGTAATCCTAATAATGCAAAAGTGTCTGATTCGGATGTGGATGATGaactgaatttaaatattttctttgtatcGCTCTTTTGCACTGTGAGTGGATAATTTTGCAGAGAATCCTCAGAATCAGTAGTATAGCTTGGAATGATTCTATTCGAGCGGTGACTTGGCGCGTTAACTGTAGCCTTTTCCTTCAATCTGTTGGCTACAATGGCTTTACCAAAATTTTTTGTTCGATTTCTctcgttatttttatttaatgaagtTGTTGAAAATTCCAGTAGTACTCTATTGAGAATATTTGGTTTCTTTTCCGAACGAACAATAGGATGGTCAGCTTTTCGCCAACGTTGCAAAAATAATG
It encodes:
- the LOC105219285 gene encoding mucin-4 isoform X6; the encoded protein is MLRRLYQQNLQCHQQENFQTDRSSTTESGPSISKKVDIKKSTKKSSLITSQNLTSEVKTSPKKECNYPRHSEHTGNLGYARQYSTRYSHHHCHRHPQELKQRSQTASIKPTNSSSSLFLQRWRKADHPIVRSEKKPNILNRVLLEFSTTSLNKNNERNRTKNFGKAIVANRLKEKATVNAPSHRSNRIIPSYTTDSEDSLQNYPLTVQKSDTKKIFKFSSSSTSESDTFALLGLLSNKSKSSLSSRTSLSSIEDFTRDTSCSKIELFSDQPNTSSKGLIRSKPACTNLTQYNFHQRDKDFITINNNGKNCVTVIKRESNNGMDDTKKNETSSVSATRRVGTISFEDSKEKSTKMTQKSDLNLDRPQRNSGREAASSGLLMSSCSDTALITPPICQKFNNPMRFIRKNVEQSARNTNTNYLEFETEFPRDYDDNIEMLSREAEHLENQFRTPSRTSNSEVKITTPHSLKKDEIIDPEPQALAVNTIVTTSTGKRVGFKVEEKIEEHIAESSILQKATLKSAGRASFEDIVPIAVTIPITTEVVSSSTSRTTTSTQSTISSTKSSYKDDDDEPVAMSPCGRFFKYDKEVGRGSFKTVYRGLDTETGVAVAWCELLDKQVKKSERMRFREEADMLKKLQHPNIVRFYTYWENSVSRKKNIVLVTELMLSGTLKSYLKRFKKINPKVLKSWCRQILKGLHFLHTRPLPIIHRDLKCDNIFITGTTGSVKIGDLGLATLKNRSHAKSVIGTPEFMAPEMYEEHYDESVDVYAFGMCMLEMAVSEYPYSECKGPAQIYKKVISGIKPAALAKVEDPKVREIIEKCIELKKENRPSCKDLLNSEFFEEDIGIRVEPTATEAFLSNPENNVIEFRLRFLDPKKRSSKHKENEAIQFEYDIKIDDCEQICQDMTKENIITEEDSRAVVRMLKVQVFSLLKERMQRQTQLQLQNEKSRLEKLALQKQRAMLAPNVEEEEEEDEEPESEEDDENNQKQSKTKTENVGDIVPNVTTDAARKTDKEHLTDTSVGVPFQQQTSSGQPVDQRPILHQNFYSNNTQMMPTQSIITSGAMQTAVHFVPQPQMASFQNSTTPIQDISAMQIISPTKGNLPFNNGPQSFINQQVTVPMSKPVVISVPVSNSVSIPVVTSQSIQQMVQQMPHQLLQQQQQQRVQQQQPSNQQPIISQQLNQTNTSQHQLNVHTQQQQQQQLNQQTQQIANVHTQQQINQQTQQVVNQQFTQTNQLIPQQVPSQQLAQQNQQPMQQKVPSQQLAQQNQQPMQQLNQQMPNTQQVNNTHQLSQQQATLQHEDSQQHQISTHQQQFSQHKDGNLSQINNQQNIQSQMPVQQQPTTKFVQQSQQPNSVQATIYQKQMHVQQPPIIQNTQSPNAQSKPEMPQTTTATPSVTQPSPTFTPSQIVDDTVGTNTTNLLPDSTANKSVPPTTKNTSSSTVKPNNNTQLSNEEKQGARGQKSRRSNRSGNERVPKLSVTDIEHGTLINCHMENKPKTITFKFDIRDVNPTEIANKLIAQDLLSKYQSVVFAEMINDIIQQVELNPNQIPVPTYCRNMDKVRHASLTRQRSAFRTHQRHRSRDETSSDMSKMFDSTILAAEPLNSNVGSSIVAKSNVMSSDTNSPPLNSPCLEISNSQPADQDTSSPGIIISAGNPNMATNVTVATTSMSSSTSTSETANNSSDNVVGSGSASRKTSTASEYTSLSSDYTPDNTITSSTSAFTMENPPNDANNEVEICSEILTSPPQADLDVPNTLVTTNASNTVSPLETPENPKDSDETSAGQFTEVASVKNINMKPGQDNIGDQVQRINGATSAIPPVSAIPVGRKISRFLVNPVITSCGDGTLEVTTTSQANQKNFTPVFMKTDEGIGDARDIVPHSSTETQEDNRNVIPDLSDGAIVSEISTNTLSNPSTSVMITAAPTSMAFSNTVTTPSILSAVGSNNTNSNTLEQLKIELENITHAHAFASSVVASLNNNTDLNQICQQSTTQPLTTVLASAPTPSQQQHQDEISKPSPITSAQSLGQSTPTGFLNSARGSSVYNSRRTSLDISGGSDFQHVTTNVIEGLESSYQVPGANVRTSSGAASCTSAHTPIDPHSEVGGAGGSASSVSACAGFIECNTGPRQAGGLSKSSLADLEKKLAALRNVDVADEIRGVTPVLGTNTTKVSEEQRNSRKISRFSVSRVQEQKGGVGNGNLSDVPTTPPINAEQPKLRIDLQAQQSYNQTKNSLVNTPTEITHIPGQYIGINSANPPNIYPQSLQQQNCTPLQHVQPQQAYTQQQIPNQVLQQQQFLQQLLLQKRAATPTLQPAHLVPQHFNQMQANVLQQQVIQQHSSPAIQPNIPYQPQQQLAQQVTQQSQTQQKPLPLPVSNSHIQNVQIQSQQTQNQQPVQIQQVTTQPQLQNQQAHQQLQQQAQNQQTFQNPQQIQKIQVHNQQHNPAQQQMQNQSQSQNAIQQQPPPVSRPQQQQTQNMMQQTPQQHIVVTQQSQTSSYPNGEISDAPVLMPVSNEEPVSLAATHPQLLPTVIQSDIKHNLDSLVNQLCNSRLRTNQHQRLLLLRQRQLIEEDELRLKHYVEYEKFQKALRQSGETQPQVLYVQPTTSQHGFLNLGPGNFLHQIHGVKPMTNLQSAYTVGINQTQLPQQIHSQLAMQQQQAQSQQPIQVGQFSNQTAVTSTTACGNINQEQQAQQQQQIQKILPQLLANSGNNMQCLSNITDSSLATFIHLLSQLNSNPERTAEMVVKVNPTEDKLPSVQKILFLNQRDSCDVTISSDSNTTDVKIKHVNVQFKPN